One part of the Algibacter sp. L1A34 genome encodes these proteins:
- a CDS encoding DUF4126 domain-containing protein, producing the protein MTGETIISIFLGIGLSASVGFRVFMPLFALSLAAYFDVWELNESWQWIGSTAAIITLGVATIVEICAYFIPYVDNLLDTAAVPLAALAGTAVMLSTVADLSPVVTWALAIIAGGGTAAAVAGTSSTTRLASTATTGGLANPIVATLETGTSIVMTVVSIFMPILAIFLVLLILFIIFKLYKKFKPTKT; encoded by the coding sequence ATGACTGGAGAAACAATAATTAGTATTTTTTTAGGTATCGGACTTTCCGCTTCGGTGGGTTTTCGTGTGTTTATGCCTTTATTCGCTTTGAGTTTAGCGGCTTACTTTGATGTTTGGGAACTTAACGAATCTTGGCAATGGATTGGTAGTACAGCAGCTATTATCACTTTAGGAGTGGCTACAATAGTAGAAATTTGTGCTTATTTTATTCCTTATGTCGATAATTTATTAGATACGGCAGCAGTACCATTAGCAGCATTAGCAGGTACTGCCGTAATGCTTTCTACAGTAGCAGATTTAAGTCCTGTTGTTACTTGGGCATTAGCTATTATAGCCGGTGGAGGTACAGCAGCTGCAGTTGCTGGAACATCTAGTACTACACGTTTAGCTTCTACGGCAACAACTGGAGGTTTAGCGAATCCAATTGTGGCTACTTTAGAAACAGGTACATCAATAGTAATGACGGTTGTCTCTATTTTTATGCCAATTTTGGCCATATTTTTGGTTCTTCTAATATTATTCATAATTTTCAAATTATATAAAAAGTTTAAACCAACTAAGACCTAA
- the kdsB gene encoding 3-deoxy-manno-octulosonate cytidylyltransferase, with protein sequence MKIISMIPARYSASRFPAKLMQDLGGKTVILRTYEATLATKLFDDVIVVTDSDIIYNEIVNHGGKAMMSKKEHDCGSDRIAEAVESLDVDIVINVQGDEPFTDKESLTKLIEVFKNDPNKEVDLASLMVHITDEEEIKNPNTVKVIVDQSNFALYFSRSPIPYPRDKNAGVRYFKHKGVYAFRKQAIMDFYKLPMLSLEASEKIECIRYLEYGKRIKMVETDVQGVEIDTPEDLERAKKLWK encoded by the coding sequence ATGAAAATAATTTCAATGATCCCTGCACGTTACAGTGCATCGCGCTTCCCGGCTAAACTTATGCAAGACTTAGGAGGTAAAACCGTTATCCTTAGAACTTACGAAGCTACCCTAGCTACTAAATTATTTGATGATGTAATTGTAGTTACCGATAGTGATATTATTTATAACGAGATTGTAAATCACGGAGGAAAAGCCATGATGAGCAAAAAGGAACACGATTGCGGAAGTGATAGAATTGCCGAAGCTGTGGAATCTTTAGATGTAGATATTGTCATTAACGTTCAAGGTGATGAGCCTTTTACCGATAAAGAGTCTTTAACAAAACTTATTGAAGTTTTTAAAAATGATCCGAATAAAGAAGTAGACCTAGCATCATTAATGGTACATATAACCGATGAGGAGGAAATAAAAAATCCGAATACGGTTAAAGTTATTGTAGATCAATCCAATTTTGCTCTTTATTTTTCTAGAAGCCCTATTCCATATCCACGTGATAAAAATGCCGGTGTTAGATACTTTAAACACAAAGGTGTTTATGCTTTTAGAAAACAGGCCATTATGGATTTTTATAAGTTACCTATGTTGTCTTTAGAAGCTTCAGAAAAAATAGAATGTATTCGTTATTTGGAATATGGGAAACGTATAAAAATGGTTGAAACCGATGTGCAAGGTGTTGAGATTGATACGCCTGAGGATTTAGAACGAGCCAAAAAATTATGGAAATAA
- a CDS encoding HAD family hydrolase produces MEINYKDIKVIGFDADDTLWVNETYFREAEDEIGRLLSKYETPNKIDQELFKKEISNLPLYGYGIKAFTLSMVEVALELSNYTVTNKTIEAILNIGKDMLNKPVELLDGVEEVLENLSKKYKIILATKGDLLDQERKLEKSGLTNYFHHIEVLSDKQEDNYSKLLTRLDVKPSEFLMIGNSLKSDVLPLVNLNAQAIHVPFHTTWAHEQVTEKETNGKAYKTINSLKDLLKLIN; encoded by the coding sequence ATGGAAATAAATTATAAAGACATAAAAGTTATTGGTTTTGATGCCGATGATACACTTTGGGTAAACGAAACTTATTTTAGAGAGGCAGAAGATGAAATTGGCAGATTATTATCAAAATATGAAACTCCCAATAAAATAGATCAGGAGCTTTTTAAAAAGGAAATAAGCAATTTACCTTTATATGGTTATGGTATAAAAGCCTTTACACTATCTATGGTGGAAGTGGCTTTGGAATTATCAAATTATACAGTAACAAATAAAACTATTGAAGCTATTTTAAATATTGGAAAAGATATGCTCAATAAGCCTGTGGAACTTTTAGATGGTGTAGAAGAGGTACTAGAAAATCTTTCAAAAAAGTATAAAATTATTTTAGCGACTAAAGGCGATTTGTTAGACCAAGAACGTAAATTGGAAAAATCCGGATTAACTAATTATTTCCATCATATTGAAGTTTTAAGTGATAAGCAAGAAGATAATTATTCCAAATTATTAACACGTTTGGACGTTAAGCCTTCAGAGTTTTTAATGATTGGAAATTCTCTAAAATCAGATGTTTTGCCTTTAGTAAATTTAAACGCTCAGGCTATTCACGTTCCATTTCACACCACTTGGGCGCATGAGCAAGTTACAGAAAAAGAGACAAACGGTAAGGCTTATAAAACAATAAACTCATTAAAAGACCTTTTAAAACTAATAAATTAA
- a CDS encoding CatA-like O-acetyltransferase produces MKVIDINTWSRKQHFEHFSALTDPSFAVTIPFNVTNAYQASKATRTSFFTRYLHDCMRAINEIENFRYRIEDDKIVEYDVIHASPTILREDNTFGFSFVNYNEDLVKFSNNLETEKTRIKNSKELFPPVNGLDCIHCSAMPWVNFIGHKEPSSGLVDSVPKLSFGKATSINNELIMNVSIHVNHALVDGYHVGLFSKKFQHFLNQ; encoded by the coding sequence TTGAAAGTAATCGATATAAATACCTGGAGTAGAAAACAGCATTTCGAACATTTTTCGGCCTTAACCGATCCATCGTTTGCAGTTACTATTCCGTTTAATGTTACAAATGCATATCAAGCATCAAAAGCAACACGTACTAGCTTTTTTACTCGGTATTTGCATGATTGCATGCGTGCTATTAACGAAATTGAAAATTTTAGATATAGAATTGAAGATGATAAAATAGTGGAGTATGATGTAATCCATGCATCTCCAACTATTTTAAGAGAAGATAATACTTTCGGATTTTCATTTGTTAATTATAATGAAGATTTAGTGAAGTTTTCTAATAATCTAGAAACCGAGAAAACACGTATTAAAAACTCAAAAGAGTTGTTTCCACCTGTTAACGGGCTAGATTGTATTCATTGTTCCGCAATGCCATGGGTTAATTTTATAGGCCATAAAGAACCAAGTTCTGGGCTTGTGGATAGCGTTCCTAAACTATCATTTGGGAAGGCAACTTCCATAAATAACGAATTAATCATGAATGTTTCCATACACGTTAATCATGCTTTAGTTGATGGATACCACGTTGGACTTTTTTCTAAGAAATTTCAACACTTTTTAAACCAGTAG
- a CDS encoding iron-containing alcohol dehydrogenase family protein, translating to MTYKNFPMVPRVIFGRGSFNQINDILAPKRSSIHAPFIFLIDDVFKSNAWLTSRIKLSYDDRIIFVSAKEEPKTTQVDDLVEDIILKSKERPSGIIGIGGGSLLDLSKAVALLITNEGEAQDYQGWDLIKNAAIYHVGIPTISGTGAEVSRTAILTGPKLKLGINSDFTPFDQVLLDPELTKEVPKQQWFYTGMDCYIHCVESLNGTYLNEFSKTYGEKSFDLCKEIFLNGNLSVEETQDKLMMASWHGGMSIAYSQVGVAHAMSYGLSFLLGIKHGIGNCLVFDHLEEFYPEGVVLFKQMKEKHGIELPTGVCDKLTDEQFDIMIGVALSLEPLWENAVGKNWKDTITPEKLKGIYKKI from the coding sequence ATGACTTACAAAAACTTTCCAATGGTGCCTAGAGTTATATTTGGCAGAGGTAGTTTCAATCAAATAAATGATATTTTAGCCCCAAAGCGTTCAAGTATTCATGCGCCTTTTATTTTTTTAATAGACGATGTTTTTAAAAGCAACGCTTGGTTAACATCAAGAATAAAGCTTTCATATGATGATCGAATTATATTCGTTTCAGCAAAAGAAGAACCTAAAACCACACAAGTAGACGACCTTGTAGAAGATATCATATTGAAATCTAAAGAACGTCCGTCTGGAATTATTGGTATTGGTGGCGGTAGCTTACTCGATTTATCGAAAGCTGTTGCTCTTTTAATAACCAATGAAGGGGAAGCACAGGATTATCAAGGATGGGATTTAATAAAAAACGCGGCCATATACCACGTTGGTATTCCAACAATTTCAGGAACAGGAGCCGAAGTATCTAGAACAGCAATACTTACAGGTCCAAAACTTAAATTAGGAATCAATAGTGATTTCACTCCATTCGATCAAGTTCTTTTAGATCCAGAACTTACAAAAGAAGTACCTAAACAGCAATGGTTTTATACAGGAATGGACTGTTATATTCATTGTGTAGAGTCTTTAAACGGGACGTATTTAAACGAATTCAGTAAAACTTACGGAGAGAAATCTTTCGATTTATGTAAAGAAATATTCTTAAACGGTAATTTATCAGTAGAGGAAACTCAAGATAAATTAATGATGGCTAGCTGGCATGGCGGTATGAGTATTGCTTATTCGCAAGTAGGTGTTGCTCATGCTATGAGCTACGGATTATCGTTTTTACTAGGTATAAAACATGGTATAGGGAATTGCTTAGTTTTCGATCATTTAGAAGAGTTTTATCCAGAAGGTGTTGTTCTTTTTAAGCAAATGAAAGAAAAGCACGGTATCGAACTACCAACAGGTGTTTGTGATAAGTTAACCGATGAGCAATTCGATATTATGATTGGTGTAGCATTAAGTTTAGAGCCACTTTGGGAAAATGCCGTGGGTAAAAACTGGAAGGATACCATAACACCAGAAAAATTAAAAGGAATTTATAAAAAAATATAA
- a CDS encoding 1-acyl-sn-glycerol-3-phosphate acyltransferase: MYWLAKIIYFKILGWQVVGNTNFSKNSVKKAIIIAAPHTSWHDFYIGVLLRAVAKLKTNFVGKKELFVFPVGWFFRALGGAPINRQSNENKVDAIAKLFDEKEEFRMTLAPEGTRKKVTEWRTGFYYIAKKANVPIIMFTLDFENKQNRISEPFYTTDDTEADFKFIKDFYKGVKGKVSEYS; this comes from the coding sequence ATGTATTGGCTTGCCAAAATTATATACTTTAAAATATTAGGCTGGCAAGTTGTTGGTAATACTAATTTTTCTAAAAACTCAGTAAAAAAAGCAATAATAATAGCAGCGCCACATACTAGCTGGCACGATTTTTATATTGGCGTTTTATTGCGTGCTGTTGCTAAGTTAAAAACCAATTTTGTTGGCAAAAAAGAGTTGTTTGTATTTCCTGTGGGTTGGTTTTTTAGAGCTTTAGGAGGTGCACCTATTAATCGCCAATCTAACGAGAATAAAGTAGATGCTATTGCTAAACTTTTTGACGAAAAGGAAGAGTTTAGAATGACTTTAGCTCCAGAAGGTACTCGTAAAAAAGTTACCGAATGGCGTACAGGATTTTATTATATAGCCAAAAAAGCTAATGTTCCAATAATTATGTTTACTCTGGATTTTGAAAATAAGCAAAATCGAATTTCAGAACCATTTTATACAACAGATGACACCGAGGCAGACTTTAAATTTATAAAGGATTTCTATAAAGGAGTAAAAGGGAAAGTGTCAGAATATTCATAA
- a CDS encoding NYN domain-containing protein, with protein MIKDTKIAVLIDGDNIPSRYISEMMEEIAKYGTPTIKRIYGDWTKPHLSKWKNVLLENAITPIQQYGYTTGKNATDSAMIIDAMDILYSEKVNGFCLVSSDSDFTKLATRLREAAMVVYGMGEKKTPNPFIVACDKFIYLEILAKDSDEDEDANKDKKGVKPKKENLYNITPKIIKLLKNSVEDAADDDGWAFLGDVGSLILKKQPNFDSRNFGFQKLTPLFKSLPQFEMEQRDQTNGRFKLIYVKNK; from the coding sequence ATGATAAAAGACACAAAAATTGCCGTTTTAATCGATGGCGACAACATACCATCTAGATATATTTCTGAAATGATGGAAGAAATAGCCAAATACGGCACACCAACAATAAAACGAATTTATGGCGATTGGACCAAACCGCATCTTTCCAAATGGAAAAATGTATTGCTCGAAAATGCTATAACACCAATCCAGCAGTACGGCTATACTACAGGTAAAAATGCTACAGATTCAGCGATGATTATCGATGCCATGGATATTCTATATTCCGAAAAGGTAAACGGTTTTTGCTTAGTATCATCAGATAGTGATTTTACAAAATTAGCAACCCGATTACGCGAAGCCGCTATGGTTGTTTACGGTATGGGAGAAAAGAAAACGCCAAACCCTTTTATTGTGGCTTGCGATAAATTTATCTATCTAGAAATCCTTGCAAAGGATAGCGACGAAGATGAAGACGCTAATAAGGATAAGAAAGGAGTGAAGCCTAAAAAAGAGAATTTATATAACATAACACCAAAAATTATTAAATTGTTAAAGAACTCTGTAGAAGATGCCGCAGACGATGATGGTTGGGCATTTTTAGGCGATGTAGGTTCTTTAATTCTTAAAAAGCAACCTAACTTCGATTCTCGAAATTTTGGTTTCCAGAAGTTAACACCGCTGTTTAAATCACTACCACAATTTGAAATGGAGCAACGCGACCAAACTAACGGACGTTTTAAATTGATATACGTGAAAAATAAATAA
- a CDS encoding Gfo/Idh/MocA family protein, whose translation MKTINWGIIGCGNVTEVKSGPAYKLTDGFNIEAVMRRDVEKLKDYAQRHNINKIYTDADALINDSSIDAVYIATPPDSHKLYALKVAAAGKPCCIEKPLSPSYADSLGIYNAFSEKDTPLFVAYYRRSLPRFLKVKEWLVHNYIGDVRHITAHLSKPANQIDLLKKDNWRTDSKIAPAGYFDDLASHGLDLLTFLLGDIEDAKGFSLNQQNLYSAKDAVTASWLHKSGITGSGTWNFGCSKHLDHVTIYGSKGTIEFSVFHENPIVLKSESKNESLFIENPKHIQTPHVENMKQVLFNEIATHPSTGKTALHTSWIMDKILDKL comes from the coding sequence ATGAAAACAATTAACTGGGGAATAATTGGTTGTGGTAATGTAACCGAAGTTAAAAGCGGACCTGCTTACAAACTTACAGATGGTTTTAATATTGAAGCCGTGATGCGTCGTGATGTTGAAAAGTTGAAAGATTACGCCCAACGCCATAATATCAATAAAATATATACAGATGCCGATGCACTAATTAATGATAGTAGCATTGATGCTGTTTATATAGCAACCCCACCCGATAGCCATAAACTTTATGCATTAAAAGTAGCTGCCGCCGGAAAACCATGTTGTATTGAAAAGCCATTAAGCCCAAGTTATGCTGATAGTTTAGGAATTTATAACGCTTTTAGCGAAAAAGATACTCCTTTGTTTGTAGCCTATTACCGTAGATCTTTACCTCGGTTTTTAAAGGTTAAAGAATGGCTAGTCCATAATTATATTGGCGATGTTAGACATATAACGGCACATTTAAGCAAACCTGCAAACCAAATCGATTTATTGAAAAAGGATAATTGGCGAACAGATTCTAAAATTGCACCAGCAGGTTATTTTGATGATTTAGCGAGTCACGGATTAGATTTATTAACCTTCTTGCTAGGTGATATAGAAGATGCTAAAGGTTTTAGTTTAAATCAGCAAAATTTATATTCTGCTAAAGATGCAGTTACCGCATCTTGGTTACATAAAAGTGGCATTACAGGCTCAGGAACTTGGAATTTTGGATGTAGTAAACACTTAGACCATGTTACTATTTATGGTAGTAAAGGCACAATTGAATTTTCTGTATTTCATGAAAACCCAATTGTACTAAAAAGCGAATCTAAAAATGAAAGCCTGTTTATCGAAAACCCTAAACACATACAAACACCTCATGTAGAAAATATGAAGCAGGTTTTGTTTAATGAAATAGCTACACATCCTTCTACAGGAAAAACAGCACTTCATACCAGTTGGATAATGGATAAAATTTTAGATAAGCTCTAA
- a CDS encoding YebC/PmpR family DNA-binding transcriptional regulator, producing MGRAFEFRKARKMKRWSAMSKAFTRIGKDIVMAVKEGGPDPASNSRLRAVIQNAKAVNMPKDNVERAIKKASEKGQGDYKEVIFEGYAPHGIAVLVETATDNNTRTVANVRSFFNKCDGSLGTSGSVVFMFDHTCNFRIDAEGLDPEELELEFIDFGAEEVFADDDGILIYAPFESFGAIQAELESREIEILSSGFERIPQVTKPLSAEEAADVEKLLEKLEEDDDVQNVYHTMEETTD from the coding sequence ATGGGAAGAGCTTTTGAATTTAGAAAAGCAAGAAAAATGAAACGTTGGTCTGCTATGAGCAAAGCCTTTACACGTATTGGTAAAGATATTGTTATGGCTGTAAAAGAAGGTGGTCCCGATCCTGCAAGCAATTCGCGTTTGCGTGCCGTAATACAAAATGCTAAGGCTGTAAATATGCCAAAGGATAATGTAGAGCGTGCTATTAAAAAAGCGAGTGAAAAAGGTCAGGGCGATTATAAAGAAGTCATTTTTGAAGGTTATGCACCGCATGGCATTGCCGTATTAGTAGAAACAGCAACCGATAATAATACCCGAACAGTAGCTAATGTACGTAGCTTTTTTAATAAATGCGATGGTAGTTTAGGCACATCGGGGTCGGTAGTATTCATGTTCGATCATACTTGTAATTTTAGAATTGATGCTGAAGGATTAGACCCTGAAGAATTAGAACTAGAATTTATTGATTTTGGAGCCGAAGAAGTTTTTGCCGACGATGATGGTATTTTAATTTACGCACCCTTTGAAAGTTTTGGAGCTATCCAAGCAGAATTAGAATCTCGTGAAATTGAAATTTTATCTTCAGGATTTGAACGTATTCCACAAGTAACAAAACCGTTATCTGCAGAAGAAGCAGCCGACGTAGAAAAACTTTTAGAAAAACTTGAAGAAGATGATGATGTACAAAACGTATATCACACTATGGAAGAAACTACAGATTAA
- a CDS encoding 4a-hydroxytetrahydrobiopterin dehydratase gives MLKLSEDDIEKRLLQYPDWDYYENALHAEFEFDNFKDCFSAMSRIAFECEALNHHPDWSNVYNVLNITLSTHDSDGVTAKDFKLAKAIDSIVVPEDEE, from the coding sequence ATGCTTAAACTCTCGGAAGACGATATAGAAAAAAGATTACTTCAATACCCAGATTGGGACTATTATGAAAACGCACTTCACGCCGAATTTGAATTCGATAATTTTAAAGATTGCTTTAGTGCCATGAGCCGTATTGCCTTTGAGTGCGAAGCATTAAACCATCATCCAGATTGGAGTAATGTGTATAATGTTCTAAATATCACGCTTTCTACGCACGATTCAGATGGTGTTACTGCAAAAGATTTTAAATTAGCAAAAGCAATAGATAGCATTGTAGTACCTGAAGACGAGGAATAA
- a CDS encoding sugar nucleotide-binding protein, which translates to MIKRESKHRILVLGVSGFLGSAIYRELFPYFRTYGTYNTSNKTLEKNHQFFQYNYEEDDIYEILEIVKPTIIISALRGDFSKQVMMHRHIAEYLLIENSKLIFLSSANVFDAYSKYPSYEQDKTLSNSIYGHFKIKIENMLLRLPKKKVAIIRLPMVFGPQSPRIDEILQLIDLNEPIEVFPNLIMNVTSSNKLTQQIHYIINRNKSGVFHLGSNDLVHHDDFVKEIIETLQLENKVIYKQVFTTNDERYLAVLPKFNKLPKHLQLVSQDILSELQK; encoded by the coding sequence ATGATAAAGCGAGAAAGTAAACATAGAATTCTAGTTTTAGGAGTAAGTGGTTTTTTAGGAAGCGCCATTTACAGGGAGCTCTTCCCCTATTTTAGAACCTATGGTACCTACAATACATCAAACAAAACTTTAGAAAAAAATCATCAATTTTTTCAATATAACTATGAAGAAGATGATATTTACGAAATTTTAGAGATTGTAAAACCAACCATTATTATTTCGGCACTTCGCGGCGATTTCTCTAAACAAGTTATGATGCATCGGCATATAGCAGAATATCTATTAATAGAAAATTCTAAACTTATATTTTTATCGTCAGCAAACGTTTTTGATGCCTATAGCAAATACCCTAGTTACGAGCAAGACAAAACCTTAAGCAATAGTATTTATGGGCATTTCAAAATTAAAATTGAAAATATGCTATTACGTCTACCCAAAAAGAAAGTAGCTATTATTAGATTACCAATGGTTTTTGGGCCACAATCTCCTCGCATAGACGAAATACTTCAGCTTATAGATCTTAATGAACCTATAGAGGTATTCCCTAATTTAATTATGAACGTTACTTCTTCTAATAAATTAACACAACAAATTCATTACATCATCAATAGAAATAAATCGGGTGTTTTTCATTTAGGAAGCAATGATTTAGTACATCATGACGATTTTGTAAAGGAAATTATTGAAACACTTCAACTAGAAAACAAAGTAATATACAAACAAGTTTTCACGACTAACGACGAGCGCTATCTTGCTGTTTTACCAAAATTCAACAAATTACCAAAACACTTACAATTGGTGAGTCAAGATATTTTATCAGAATTACAAAAATGA
- a CDS encoding glutaminase has product MPDFQAILESIHQNAIQAADKGTVATYIPELAHISKDNFGIHLRTSDGKSYGVGDFNKHFSIQSISKVLALSKAMSLIGENIWKRMDVEPSGHPFNQLALLEIENGIPRNPFINSGAIVIADILLSNLENPKQDFLNYVRDLTNDKTIEYNQAVADSEKRTGFKNYAAANLLKSFKNLDNPVNDVLDFYFQQCSLEMTCSQLTKTFSFLANKGTCMLDKVRLTETQAKRINAVMLTCGFYDEAGEFAFEVGLPGKSGVGGGIVALLPDNFTIATWSPGLNKKGNSKLGMLALEAFTTKTKLSIF; this is encoded by the coding sequence ATGCCAGATTTTCAAGCTATTTTAGAAAGCATTCATCAAAATGCCATACAAGCGGCCGATAAAGGAACCGTAGCAACTTATATTCCGGAATTAGCCCATATTAGTAAGGATAATTTCGGAATTCATCTACGCACTTCCGACGGAAAAAGTTACGGTGTTGGTGATTTTAATAAGCATTTTTCAATACAAAGTATTTCTAAAGTTTTAGCACTTTCTAAAGCTATGTCACTAATTGGCGAAAACATATGGAAGCGCATGGATGTAGAGCCTTCTGGTCACCCATTTAATCAATTAGCGTTGTTAGAAATTGAAAATGGTATTCCTCGAAACCCATTTATTAATTCAGGAGCCATCGTAATTGCAGATATTCTACTTTCAAATTTAGAAAACCCGAAACAGGATTTTTTAAATTACGTACGCGATTTAACTAACGATAAAACTATTGAATATAACCAAGCAGTTGCAGATTCCGAAAAGCGAACAGGTTTCAAAAATTACGCGGCGGCAAATCTTCTAAAATCATTTAAAAATTTAGACAATCCAGTAAACGATGTTTTAGATTTCTATTTTCAACAATGTTCACTAGAGATGACGTGTAGCCAACTCACCAAAACATTTTCATTTTTGGCAAACAAAGGCACATGTATGTTAGATAAAGTTCGGCTTACCGAAACTCAGGCAAAACGTATAAATGCCGTAATGCTTACATGTGGTTTTTATGATGAAGCTGGAGAGTTTGCTTTCGAGGTTGGTTTACCAGGTAAATCTGGTGTAGGCGGCGGTATTGTAGCGCTTTTACCAGATAATTTCACCATTGCAACATGGTCGCCAGGACTTAATAAAAAAGGAAATTCCAAATTAGGTATGTTGGCTTTAGAGGCTTTTACGACTAAAACAAAGTTATCCATTTTCTAA
- the gcvT gene encoding glycine cleavage system aminomethyltransferase GcvT gives MKNTALTETHKALGAKMVPFAGYNMPVQYEGVNAEHETVRTSVGVFDVSHMGEFLIEGEHALDLIQKVSSNDANKLTIGKAQYSCLPNDNGGIVDDLIIYKIKEETYLLVVNASNIEKDWNWIQSKNDAGADMKNLSEGYSLLAIQGPKAIEAMQSITSHDLAAIKFYNFVVGDFAGVENVIISATGYTGSGGFEIYCKNSEVKQVWDNVFKAGANFGIKPIGLAARDTLRLEMGYCLYGNDIDDTTSPIEAGLSWITKFNKDFTNSEALKAEKERGPQRKLIAFELDERGIPRHGYDIVDGNGNKIGVVTSGTMSPSLGKGIGLGYVSTIFTDVNSKLNIQIRKKAIPATVVKLPFYK, from the coding sequence ATGAAAAATACGGCTTTAACAGAAACTCACAAGGCTCTTGGAGCAAAAATGGTTCCTTTTGCAGGATATAACATGCCTGTGCAATATGAAGGTGTAAATGCTGAACACGAAACGGTGCGCACTAGCGTTGGTGTTTTTGATGTTTCGCACATGGGAGAATTTTTAATTGAAGGTGAACATGCTCTCGATTTAATTCAAAAAGTATCGAGTAATGATGCTAATAAATTAACCATCGGAAAAGCGCAATACAGCTGTTTACCAAATGATAATGGTGGTATTGTTGACGATTTAATTATCTATAAAATAAAAGAAGAAACCTACCTTTTAGTAGTAAACGCTAGCAATATTGAAAAAGATTGGAATTGGATCCAGTCTAAAAATGATGCTGGAGCAGACATGAAAAATTTAAGCGAAGGCTATTCTTTATTAGCTATTCAAGGCCCAAAAGCTATTGAGGCTATGCAATCTATTACAAGTCACGATTTAGCTGCTATTAAATTTTACAATTTTGTAGTCGGAGATTTTGCAGGTGTAGAAAACGTAATTATATCTGCAACAGGTTACACAGGTAGCGGCGGGTTTGAAATCTATTGCAAAAACAGTGAAGTAAAACAAGTTTGGGATAATGTTTTTAAAGCTGGTGCCAATTTCGGTATAAAACCTATTGGTTTAGCCGCTCGTGACACATTACGTTTAGAAATGGGGTATTGCCTTTACGGAAATGATATTGATGATACTACCTCTCCTATCGAGGCTGGTTTAAGTTGGATTACAAAATTCAATAAAGATTTTACAAATTCTGAGGCTTTAAAGGCTGAAAAAGAACGTGGACCACAAAGAAAACTAATTGCTTTTGAATTGGATGAACGTGGTATTCCTCGTCATGGCTATGATATCGTGGATGGCAACGGAAACAAGATAGGCGTAGTAACTTCAGGAACTATGTCACCAAGTTTAGGAAAAGGTATTGGTTTAGGTTATGTATCAACCATTTTTACCGATGTAAATAGTAAGTTAAATATTCAAATTAGAAAAAAAGCGATACCTGCAACAGTAGTTAAGTTACCGTTTTACAAATAA